In Archocentrus centrarchus isolate MPI-CPG fArcCen1 chromosome 22, fArcCen1, whole genome shotgun sequence, one DNA window encodes the following:
- the bsdc1 gene encoding BSD domain-containing protein 1 isoform X1 has protein sequence MAEGEGWWGGWFQQSFQAVKEKSTEAIEFLKRDLTEFSTVVQHDTACSIVATATAVRNKLAVESSSETTEKVKKSLSSFLGVITDTLAPPPDKTIDCDVITLVATPAGTTEVYDSSKARLYSLQADPATYCNEPDGPPEQFESWLSSFSLEDKKGEISELLVNSPSIRALYTKMVPAAVAHSEFWQRYFYKVFQLDQEEARRLALKQRAEQSAHTETLGWEEEEEDDFLGATSSSHQLSLTPRLDSGSAQPPGTLTAPAGASVLSPVLSPSEERETTYSVSSDSVSLPTQVEVRPELVTTELAEKLTEASLEDVVDKTQEEQRPGNSDLAPEAQVEAVTQAEGAADGVSVRAPTSKPENSKEDGVQDLRVFELNSDSGKSTPSNNGKKGSSTDVSEDWEKDFDLDMTEEEVQLALSKIDASGELDEDWENWD, from the exons ATGGCTGAAGG AGAAGGCTGGTGGGGAGGCTGGTTTCAGCAAAGCTTCCAGGCCGTCAAAGAaaag tcaactgaggctatagaaTTCCTAAAGCGGGACCTGACTGAGTTCTCCACTGTGGTGCAGCATGATACGGCCTGCTCAATTGTGGCCACGGCCACTGCTGTTAGAAACAAACTTGCA GTGGAAAGTTCCTCTGAGACTACAGAAAAAGTGAAGAAGAGCCTGTCTAGTTTCTTAGGCGTGATAACAGACACGCTTGCTCCACCTCCTGATAAAACCATTGACTGTGATGTAATCACACTGGTGGCAACACCAGCAGGAACCACAGAAGTTTACGACAGTTCAAAG GCGCGTCTCTACAGTTTGCAAGCCGACCCTGCGACGTACTGCAACGAGCCCGATG GTCCCCCTGAACAGTTTGAGAGCTGGCTGTCCAGCTTCAGCCTGGAAGATAAGAAAGGAGAAATCTCTGAGCTTTTGGTCAACAGTCCTTCTATACGAGCCCTTTATACCAAAATG gTGCCAGCAGCTGTAGCACATTCGGAGTTCTGGCAGAGGTATTTCTACAAAGTCTTCCAGCTGGATCAG GAGGAGGCGAGGAGATTGGCTCTGAagcagagagcagagcagagtgcacacacagagacgCTGGGctgggaagaagaggaggaag ATGACTTCCTCGGAGCCACGTCGTCATCTCATCAGCTCAGCCTCACACCCCGGTTGGACAGCGGTTCAGCCCAACCGCCCGGCACCCTGACAGCTCCCGCAGGGGCATCTGTGCTGAGCCCCGTCCTGTCTCCAAGCGAAGAGCGTGAAACCACCTACTCGGTCAGCAGCGACAGCGTCAGTCTGCCAACGCAGGTAGAAGTGCGGCCAGAGCTCGTGACCACAGAGCTGGCTGAGAAACTGACAGAGGCTAGCTTGGAGGATGTTGTGGACAAGACACAAGAAGAGCAGAGACCTGGAAACAGTGACTTAGCTCCTGAGGCTCAAGTGGAGGCTGTTACCCAGGCAGAGGGCGCTGCTGATGGGGTGTCAGTGCGAGCTCCAACCTCGAAGCCTGAAAACTCTAAAGAAGACGGAGTGCAGGACCTGAGAGTTTTTGAGCTCAACTCCGACAGCGGGAAATCGACGCCCTCCAACAACGGCAAGAAAG gcTCGAGCACCGACGTGAGCGAGGACTGGGAGAAAGACTTTGACCTGGACATGACGGAAGAAGAGGTCCAGCTGGCGCTCTCTAAAATCGATGCATCTGGagag CTGGATGAAGACTGGGAGAACTGGGACTGA
- the bsdc1 gene encoding BSD domain-containing protein 1 isoform X2, translating into MAEGEGWWGGWFQQSFQAVKEKARLYSLQADPATYCNEPDGPPEQFESWLSSFSLEDKKGEISELLVNSPSIRALYTKMVPAAVAHSEFWQRYFYKVFQLDQEEARRLALKQRAEQSAHTETLGWEEEEEDDFLGATSSSHQLSLTPRLDSGSAQPPGTLTAPAGASVLSPVLSPSEERETTYSVSSDSVSLPTQVEVRPELVTTELAEKLTEASLEDVVDKTQEEQRPGNSDLAPEAQVEAVTQAEGAADGVSVRAPTSKPENSKEDGVQDLRVFELNSDSGKSTPSNNGKKGSSTDVSEDWEKDFDLDMTEEEVQLALSKIDASGELDEDWENWD; encoded by the exons ATGGCTGAAGG AGAAGGCTGGTGGGGAGGCTGGTTTCAGCAAAGCTTCCAGGCCGTCAAAGAaaag GCGCGTCTCTACAGTTTGCAAGCCGACCCTGCGACGTACTGCAACGAGCCCGATG GTCCCCCTGAACAGTTTGAGAGCTGGCTGTCCAGCTTCAGCCTGGAAGATAAGAAAGGAGAAATCTCTGAGCTTTTGGTCAACAGTCCTTCTATACGAGCCCTTTATACCAAAATG gTGCCAGCAGCTGTAGCACATTCGGAGTTCTGGCAGAGGTATTTCTACAAAGTCTTCCAGCTGGATCAG GAGGAGGCGAGGAGATTGGCTCTGAagcagagagcagagcagagtgcacacacagagacgCTGGGctgggaagaagaggaggaag ATGACTTCCTCGGAGCCACGTCGTCATCTCATCAGCTCAGCCTCACACCCCGGTTGGACAGCGGTTCAGCCCAACCGCCCGGCACCCTGACAGCTCCCGCAGGGGCATCTGTGCTGAGCCCCGTCCTGTCTCCAAGCGAAGAGCGTGAAACCACCTACTCGGTCAGCAGCGACAGCGTCAGTCTGCCAACGCAGGTAGAAGTGCGGCCAGAGCTCGTGACCACAGAGCTGGCTGAGAAACTGACAGAGGCTAGCTTGGAGGATGTTGTGGACAAGACACAAGAAGAGCAGAGACCTGGAAACAGTGACTTAGCTCCTGAGGCTCAAGTGGAGGCTGTTACCCAGGCAGAGGGCGCTGCTGATGGGGTGTCAGTGCGAGCTCCAACCTCGAAGCCTGAAAACTCTAAAGAAGACGGAGTGCAGGACCTGAGAGTTTTTGAGCTCAACTCCGACAGCGGGAAATCGACGCCCTCCAACAACGGCAAGAAAG gcTCGAGCACCGACGTGAGCGAGGACTGGGAGAAAGACTTTGACCTGGACATGACGGAAGAAGAGGTCCAGCTGGCGCTCTCTAAAATCGATGCATCTGGagag CTGGATGAAGACTGGGAGAACTGGGACTGA